The sequence CCCGAACTTGGCCGTGGTAAGCTCCTCCAGCGCCTCCGAGAAGGATATTCCAGCACGGAGTGAGCTGGCAAGGTAGAAAAACGCATCGGGAAGGTTCTTCTCCATCTCCTCAACACGCTTCATGACTTTCCAGTAGGGATACCCAAAGGCCATACTAAGGAAGAGGGCAATGAACGCGGCCACAGAGTAGGGCCATGTGGACACCATCTCCACAAGGAGCGCACCAATAATACCGAACAGGATGGAGATAACGAGATACTCAACAGCAAGGAAGTTCAATCCCGCCGAATAAATGAATATCTCATAACGCTTCACCCACTTCTGGGGAAGGATCCGTTGAAACGCAGAGACCAGCAGAGACGTTATTCCACGGGGCATGCGGATCACCTGGGTTCTCCCTTCTTGATCATGCTTATGATTATGAACGACACCCCCGGAAACGCGAAGAGCAGTATCACCGCGAGGGCCTCGGGGGGCATGACGAGATGCTGGGACATCACAGAACCTGCCAGGATGCCAACGACGAACATTGTGGGCATGACGATCGTGAGGAACATGTAAACGAAGGATATACCGTTGACTTTCTGGACGTACTCAACCAACTTCATCCTGTACTCAAAGGAGAAATCCTCCGCCATTTTATAGAGTATCTCGGAGAGGTTGCCGCCAAACTTAACCGCCCTCAGTATCTGTTTAACCACCCTGCTAACGCTTTCGGACCCCATTTTCTGCTCAAACTTGGATAGGGAGTCTTCAAAGGAAGAACCAGCCCTCATCCCCATCAGTATAAACTCGAACTCTTCAGAGATTGGGCCGTAGTCAGCCCTGGACACCGAAAGCATGGCCTCCGCGATACCGACGCCAGCACTAAGTAGTGAGGCCATATGCCTGAGGGCGTAGGGAAGGGCACGTTCCACCTCCACCACGCGTCTCTTCCACACCATGCGGGGGTAGTGCCTCATGTACATGAATCCACCGATAAAACCAAGGACCGACAGCAGGACTATTATATCGGGTGTCAGGTAGAGCAGATATCCAAACAGGGCAGAGAACACCGCGGAGAAAATAGCCACCAGGAGTATGAGGGCAACGTATTTTTCCTTGGGCGTTGTCATGCTGGCACGGTAAAGGTCCTCATCCAGGCCCCGGAGGGATTTGGTAAGGGACTCTATGGGACCCTTAAAGTAGCGCAGCATGGCATCCGCAAGCCTGTCAAAGAACGGGCGCTGTATTTCCTGCTTCCGCC is a genomic window of Thermococcus celericrescens containing:
- a CDS encoding type II secretion system F family protein — encoded protein: MGVFDAFVNFLERLGGKTIEVAERPVRRIPEGKSVQERLKALKQLQKEMETEKREEEREKQLEEILEWRKQEIQRPFFDRLADAMLRYFKGPIESLTKSLRGLDEDLYRASMTTPKEKYVALILLVAIFSAVFSALFGYLLYLTPDIIVLLSVLGFIGGFMYMRHYPRMVWKRRVVEVERALPYALRHMASLLSAGVGIAEAMLSVSRADYGPISEEFEFILMGMRAGSSFEDSLSKFEQKMGSESVSRVVKQILRAVKFGGNLSEILYKMAEDFSFEYRMKLVEYVQKVNGISFVYMFLTIVMPTMFVVGILAGSVMSQHLVMPPEALAVILLFAFPGVSFIIISMIKKGEPR